TAAGAAACCATCATACCCTCCGTAAAGGGTAAAACAAGTGGTTGGCCTGaagaaaacaaaagaaatgtGAACTTTTTCGGTTGTTGCAAAACCGCCAACAGGAAGCCACCATTTGAGAGTTGCGGAAGATGCTAGAAGTTGTCCAAATATCCGGCCGATGATTAATACATAGAGTAATAAATTGTGGAAGATATTTACATTCACATATTCACAATCTTACGAAGTCTACAGTTAACCGCAACAACAACGAGTATTCACCGGTAATCACGGCCAGCGATGAATCATAATCGAAGAGCCGTGGCAGAGCAGAGCTTGGATACCTGGGGGGCTTTGGGGCTGGTGATGGGGTTGGGGTGACCGTGTTTGCTCTCTCGACAGAAACGGAATGCCGTTGACGTATTCACGCACCAatgaacacacacacacacacacaacaacTCTAATACTTTTCAATGGAATACAGGGTTTTGATAATACACACGCATACCCCCAAAAAGGTCACTGATAATGAACACGCAACCACACACTACAAACCGATTGAAATCAAATTTTGGATGGTTCCATCGTTGTCATTGCATTGTGCAACACAACGCAACCACAAAAAACAGGCTCACACAGAGATACACAAATACACAGATACTATTTTGCGATTGAACAGCATTCTCGAATTTCAGATTTCAATATCATAGAACATTTGCtctgctctccctctctcttggGGGCTTTGTCACCCCACACACCTGTAGACACATTGATATTTTATTGTCTTTGCTTTTGTATAGGTGTTCTGTTCACTCCATCGCTCTCACTCGCTGTCGCACTCGCACGTAAGAATCCAAAGATATCTAactatatttgtttttgtgttttttaaGGCAGCTCATTTATTTAGCACCTTTTGATGCATCACTTGTTTTCCTCGCCCGCCAACAACCAACCTCTAGGGCACCACATTTTTGACTTATACTCGTATTACGGCTTACGTTTTCAATTTGTGTTAAATGAAGTCTTCCAACCTTCTTGCGTGGGGGAAGAGTTTCAATAACaaataattattaaataaacTGCGTCGTCGACAAAATTTGAACAGTCTGTTTCTGCTTCAGATCAGATCACCATATAAATACCGTACGTAAACGTATACGTATTGCTTTGCAAGTTTAGAGCGCGCACCCCGTTCGAAGTTGAAAGCGCGACTCGTTTCTTTCAGAATTATATATGAATTATATCGAATATTGATAGTTTATTTTAGTATTTCActaatttttaaataaattatattttCAAATTGTATTCTTTTACCAACGGACTTTTCGGTTTGTTCCGTTGTTTTTTGTCGGCGGCCAGAAAAAGTGAGCGGGCTTATCGATAGCAGTGTGACCGTGTGTCAGTGTgacctcagaaatataccgaaacataccgcctcattttcaaaatataccgtataTATACTGACGATTTGATGTTCTactatacatattcctcgtttttgatattccgtcgaatattcccagctatatagaacatttagccatgtcCATATAATTTTATACAATTAATAAAACTATTTCCAACTTTACTGGTTTaatttaaatacttgcttctattggatttctatataatgTTGAACATGAAATTTAAtggattgatgaaattgacaaaatatTAGCAGTGTGatcgtccgaccctcagaaataccgaaaatataccgatgaaacAACAAACTTAGTCCATTTTTCACATAGACTGCGCTAAAATTCGTGGAGAATATTATTAATACATACTTTACGAAAATGGGTTAATTGTGCTCTGTCCATGATCGGAAGTCAAATTCCTCTTTACGTGATTATGAAATGTAGCGCGAGTATGTGCCATGtagatgtcgtgtagaaatGCAAAGAATGGATGATTCCCTGAAAGTTATATATCTAAAATAATCAATTAAAATTCAAACAAAATATGTTAAAAATATTGGAATATAAATCTATATTTATGCTTTACGGTTAAAAACACTACTTTTGTTCTAGTGTTATCTATTCGCAGCAAAGTTAGCGAAGTCTAATGTCACAAGGCTATAAGCTGTTATATCTGAGAGGGTGCCGTTTTATAACAACCAGTTTCGGACAGAGTGCCCTTCAAACTTGAATTTGAATACTTGTAACGACTGCTACTGTTATAGTCGATTGCATGCCATCAACGAGGTTACTTTGCATTTAAGAAATGGGAACCACAAATCATTTGTGTATCCGACTATTATACTAATTAAATTGCAAACAAATCGGTTGGAAACAATAATCGTGCATGTAGAGTGTTTGGGGGGAGGCTTATCAAGTAAACAGATGAACTTCATGATGACTCGTCTTTTATAAATAGTTTGGTTTGGGTGTAAACACAGTCGAGCAATCAAGAGATCAGTGCCCCAGCTACATGCTAAGCCATGTCGCGGAGCAATTAAAAATGGCTGGCCATAATAACTCTGATATTTAGAGCAGAGTCTAATTTATATTGGCCGACTGTCTGGCTAGTCAGTGGGTGGACGGCGATCAATTGAGCCGAACGATCAGCGATCGCAATAGTCAAGTACCGCTTAATGCGCAAATAATTACACATTTCCATATAAATAGCCGTACGGCCATCCTGTGTTGCCCAAAATCGTTGGACACTCTAACAATCCAGAATGCTGCGAACGTTTACCCTCCTCCTGATCTGCTCTGTGGCCTTTGAGGCGGCCTTGGCCTGTGTAAGTAGCGCTCCATTTTGGAAGAGACGAGACTCCAGGACTAACCTAACCCAACCCCTCTATGTCCTTGCAGAATGGCTACAAAGCCAAGCTGGTCAAGATGGAGAACTGTGCCGGCGATGATGCCGTCATGACGGTTGGCAGTGACTTCAGCCTTAAGCTGAACAAAAAATGCGAGCTGGTGCCCTCCGGCTGTATCATCAATAAGCCCTTCGGCACGGCTATGGCCAAATTTAAGGTTCAGAAGGACGGCATCGTGATGAAGGAGGGTAAGGTGGATCTCTGCCTCGCCATGGACCAGGCCCCATCAGAGGCAAAGGACATTCTGAAGCTGTTCGGTGCCCCGTCCGCTTGTCCCGTGGCCGAGGAGAAGGTCTGCGCCAACGAGCACACAGTCGATCTGTCCAAGTATAAGGCCATGCTGGGCATGGCCCGAGGCCACCTGATCATCGATTCGGAGATCAAACACGATACTGTGAGTTTTTCCCAGCTGATTTCCCATAGAATTATACCATGCTCATTCCTTGTTTGTTTCTTCCCAGGGCAAGTCTTGCTTCCATGCCGAGATCGAACTTACCAAAAACTAGAGGGTGAGCAACACCCGGATTTTGGTTTATGTTTATAATATGAGTCTTGCAAATTGTATAGTTGTAAATATGAATGCAATAAAATTGGTATTGAGGAGCACCAAAAACACACCCATTCATCTAACGCTTGTATATTGGTATAACTCACGACAATGTCATCGATGACATCGGACAGTCATCAGACTTATGCCCCGAAAAAGGCCATAAATATGAGGAAGTCATATTCTAGTTACAAGAAGGCCTCATGAATAtctaacaaaaaattaaatgaagAGTGAGCGAGAAAGAAAAATCGAAATTTTGGGATCCCAAACAGTACAAATTACGTTCAGTTGTGGTTGAATGACTCGATGTAATGAGAAAACTGAGACGCTGATTCTAACTGACCAACCGAATCGAATACCAATTCGAATCGATTGCCTGATTAAGCATGGCTCTGACACATACACATATTTATACGAATCGAGTTCACACCTGGCGATGTTATCTATCGAAAGTAAGACGAATTTGTAGTTACGGAAAGGCTATAGTTTATCCCTAACTTATCCTAAGTTGCAGCACAATTACAGTTGGGTTGTGCTATGTTGGCGTTTCCGTTCCATTCTCTTTCTCTGGGTCATTCATGGGTCGCCGTTATCTTCGGGTTtatcagtttcagtttcagatTCATTatcagattcagattcagttTTATCATCATTCTTAATCACCGGCACCATAAGCAAGGCGCAGTCCGTTTGGCACTCCTTTAGGGTATTATACTCGTTGTATTTGTATATACGGGGGCACTTTGTGCGGACTTTTATGCAGTCGAAGATTACGCGATGGAAGGCAAAGTAGATGCGATATGGGCCCGAGCAGGCGCTCTCGTGCATATACATGTTCTTCTTCACGCAGCCGTCTTCCAAGCCAACTAaatggagattcaatcaaGTACATATAGGATTTCTATATAGGGTATATCATGGTAAACTCTTACAATGCTTCTTCGCGGTCTGACCCATCATCCAGCAGAAGCCAATTACAATTACACTGAACAGCCAAAGCCTCATTCCGATACTGTTTGCTTATAGTGCAAATCTTTCGTAGTTATATCGTATGCCCCATTAGTTATGGAAAGAGCGTAAAATGGTTCCCCCCACAAGTAGAAACAGCAAGGCAGGGCCGATCTATTAGTAATATCCCTTTATATACTTAAGTATAATTGTAACATTCCACAACACTTTCGACTTACAATTAGGTTCAATCAGAAACACGCTAAAACTTAGGTTAGTCTGATACGACGGACGCGTATGAGTAGCAAAGGTAGTAATTGTATGGTAGGGAAGCTGTTTTCCGTATCTTTTCTTATTCGAAGACCATCTTGAGCATAGCGAGGATTGGGATTGAGCTTGGAACTGGGACTGGCTCTAACAGATTCCCGAGAAGCTGTAGTCATAGTCGGTATTCTTTTCGTTCAATCGGCCCAGATACTGCGAGTGTTTGATGCCAAAACTGTAGGCGGGCACATGGGAGAGGTTGATCTGTGGATATATATAGAGGAAACCGAAGCAGAAACGGCGTTCGtgattaaaatatatttaattataaaTTTGGTCAAGTAAGGTCTAGGGATAGTCCTTGTCTGGTCTGTTCGCCAGCAGACATTGGACGTAACGATCGGGGATCATGGCGGATTTCTGGGTTCCAGCGAAGGGCGAGTGCGCAATGCCAAAGGATATGGCTGGAGACGAACGCTTCTCATAATACTGTGGGCAGGTCAGGAGGCCGTACTTAATTCGAATTCTAATCATAGCCCACCCTATGCCAGCCCCCATTCAACATACCTTCTCCGGACAGTGCGCCCCAGGACCGGGCTTGGAATCGTGGCTTTCAAGCTGGTACTTGCCACGCATCGTATAATGCGGCGGCTTAGGCTTGATGGCCGTGAACTCTCCGTCGTAGTAGCCAGGTCCGGGCATGACCAGGGCCGGTATTAGTGGCGGCTTCTCGCGTCCAGCCATCGTATAGGCTGGGGCCGAGCGAATCTTACCCTCCTTGCTGCTGCCCAAGACGGTGGGTATCTTGTAGACATTAGGAGCTGTCGAGGAGCAAAAGGCGGGATAGGGATTAGTACGGATCGGAACAGAGGAGGGATGCTCCGCAGGTGAATGGCTTGGCTCTTTTTGACTggtggttttttgttttgttggcaatggctgggttaGTTGTCGGATGATCTTGAGATATGATGTGCTTGCAAAAGAACGTACAACTCAgacacaacaacaaacagtAAGTGGGTTACCTGATGATCTTCTCCTGCACGCTGCTCGCCTCCACAGCGTACTTGACGGTGCTGATCCGCGAGGATCTGCCGCTGGTAACAATTGCCCCGTCCGACTGCACCACCGTACTGGTGCTGGCACTGGCCGCTTTCGTGGCACTGGCATCCGACTTACCGCTGGCCGTCACCTTCACGTTGCCACGCTCTGCCTGGCCGTGCAACACCTGCTTTTCCGTGGTCGTGGTGATCGTTTTTGTGGCATGATGGCTCCCATTGCTCAGTGCGGCGGGTGCATGTGCAATGTGTCCATTCACCTTTGTGGCGACCTCTGGCTGTTCCACCCCATTGACAATGCTCTTTGTCGTTGTTGTGGTGGTGGTCGTAGTCTTGGTGCTGGCGGTGTTGCTAGTGCACTCCCCATTGTTGCGCACTGTGCGGGAATATTACAAAATAAAAATGTCTCTAAACAAATCTTGTGCACTAAAAGCCAAAAAAACATTGCTTTAATCCTAGTGAAGAGAGAGTGTTTGTCTCTGGTGGAGAGAATGTGTGTGTCTCTGGGGAAGCGAAGGCGTCTCAGTCCCGGAGCATGTGATGCTGGCACTCGGCCAGGCACAGCTGTCTGGTGTCGAACATATTCGCCACGGGGCTAGAAAGGCACTTGGATCTCTTCGAAACGCACTGCTTTCCCACCGCATCGTAGTAGTAGGTGAGCTGCGGTAGCCCCGTGCAGTCCAGTGACTTTCCCTGGTTCGCTTCCAGGCAGCGATCGGAGAGAACAGGGGCCGAGTGACCCCACAAAAGGAGCAGAAACGCGACAGTCTGAGGGCACCACATCGCTGAAGATACTCGATTGAACTACTGTAGAGAACTGGGTGTGGTGTAAACAGGTGTTCCTAATTCGATTAGTGATGACTGAACTGTCTCAAATTCTATTCTAGGACGAAAGGAAGGATGAAAGCCCTATCTAATTAGATCTGCATTTCCATTTTATTGCATTTAATATGGAAATCTAATGATACCGTCGAGACCTTCTTCTACGCCTTTCAGCTACGTTACTTTGGACACGTGACTGGGTTTTCATTTGAGTTTTGCCATCACCCCTGCGACCCACAAATTTGTAGGGATTCGCACGCATAAGGGCTTCTGCATCAAAGTCGGACTTTTTCTCATCCTTCTTCTCATCCTTTTCATCCTTCTTCTCATCCTTTTCATCCTTCTTCCCATCCTCAGTGGCAGTTCCTGCGTTTGCGTCCCCTCCAGCGGCGCCATCGGTGGTGCCATTGGTGGTGCCATTGCCCGAGCTATTGGCTGGCTTCGGTGTGGTCGGAATTATCATATGAAAGTAGCAGTCATCCTGACAACGCTTCAGGGTGGTGTACTCGTTGTGCCTGTGGATCTTGGGGCATTTGGTGAACACCTTCGTGCAATTGAAGATGATGCGATGGAAGGCATAGAAGATGCGCCGCGGCCCGGGGCAGGAACTCTCGTGCTTGTACAAGTTGTGTGTCAAGCAGGCCAGATTCCGACCATCTGAATAAATCTGAATACAGCGATTCGGCTACGAAATGGTGTGCTATATAGTCTTACAATTCCTTCTGTTCTCGGTGTGGGAAAAGAGCCAACAGACGACAACACAGAGAAGCAAACGTCTCATGGCAGAAACATTTCTATACTAAAATACCCATTTTTAAGCTCTTACGACCCCCCCGAAGGGATTACACGCCCCATTCGATCTACTTAGAGACGCATTCACTGCCATATTTGATTTGATGATGGATGAAATGGGTTTGGATGGGGCTTAAACCTTAGCTTTTCTTACCGGGGCTGGCCAAGCGTCGTTCGCGTCTTTGCAGAATGCGATCTTCAATGTAGGGACCTCTATGTTCTAGTGAGGGTTTCGTGAATATTTACAGATACAGATGTGCAGAGGGGATACAGATGATGGAAGGAGCATGGCCAGAACCAAGAGGTGTGTGTGTAAGGCAAACATAGAACAGAAAG
The sequence above is a segment of the Drosophila miranda strain MSH22 chromosome 4, D.miranda_PacBio2.1, whole genome shotgun sequence genome. Coding sequences within it:
- the LOC108161435 gene encoding uncharacterized protein LOC108161435, translating into MLRTFTLLLICSVAFEAALACNGYKAKLVKMENCAGDDAVMTVGSDFSLKLNKKCELVPSGCIINKPFGTAMAKFKVQKDGIVMKEGKVDLCLAMDQAPSEAKDILKLFGAPSACPVAEEKVCANEHTVDLSKYKAMLGMARGHLIIDSEIKHDTGKSCFHAEIELTKN
- the LOC108161436 gene encoding uncharacterized protein LOC108161436, whose product is MRLWLFSVIVIGFCWMMGQTAKKHFGLEDGCVKKNMYMHESACSGPYRIYFAFHRVIFDCIKVRTKCPRIYKYNEYNTLKECQTDCALLMVPVIKNDDKTESESDNESETETDKPEDNGDP
- the LOC108161267 gene encoding outer dense fiber protein 3-like protein 2; its protein translation is MAGREKPPLIPALVMPGPGYYDGEFTAIKPKPPHYTMRGKYQLESHDSKPGPGAHCPEKYYEKRSSPAISFGIAHSPFAGTQKSAMIPDRYVQCLLANRPDKDYP
- the LOC108163742 gene encoding uncharacterized protein LOC108163742, producing MRRLLLCVVVCWLFSHTENRRNYGRNLACLTHNLYKHESSCPGPRRIFYAFHRIIFNCTKVFTKCPKIHRHNEYTTLKRCQDDCYFHMIIPTTPKPANSSGNGTTNGTTDGAAGGDANAGTATEDGKKDEKDEKKDEKDEKKDEKKSDFDAEALMRANPYKFVGRRGDGKTQMKTQSRVQSNVAERRRRRSRRYH